A window of the Streptomyces sp. Ag109_O5-10 genome harbors these coding sequences:
- a CDS encoding ABC transporter permease subunit encodes MSTHQPPLPQAAPSAPDRQPAPGGPYPGYVSPIPVVRTRLGHAIASEWTKIRSVRSTIWTLGVFVLLVVGIGLLAGAVVSNSSSSDDLTGNNALSLGFFGLLLGSMCIITLGVLTTASEYGTGMIRTTMVACPSRARVLAAKAIVFFAVAFVITLAASAFVAMTQVSMLSDVARTPTGGEWLKGTVGVSLYIALLGLLSLIIGSIIRHSAGAITIMIGAVLAPLVIALFMFSSSLEKVRTALFEYSIPNQLSIFYSNSLSDSGPTGWDPLWIILGVTAVAFAGAYFLLEKRDV; translated from the coding sequence ATGAGCACCCACCAGCCTCCGCTGCCGCAGGCCGCCCCGTCCGCGCCCGACCGGCAGCCCGCGCCCGGCGGTCCGTACCCCGGCTACGTCTCGCCGATCCCGGTGGTGCGCACCCGCCTCGGGCACGCGATCGCCTCCGAGTGGACGAAGATCAGGTCGGTGCGTTCGACGATCTGGACGCTCGGCGTCTTCGTCCTGCTGGTGGTCGGCATCGGCCTGCTGGCCGGCGCGGTGGTCAGCAACTCCTCCTCGTCCGACGACCTCACCGGCAACAACGCGCTGTCGCTCGGCTTCTTCGGGCTGCTGCTCGGCAGCATGTGCATCATCACGCTCGGCGTGCTGACGACCGCCTCGGAGTACGGCACGGGCATGATCCGTACGACGATGGTGGCCTGCCCCTCGCGCGCCCGCGTGCTCGCGGCGAAGGCGATCGTCTTCTTCGCGGTCGCGTTCGTGATCACCCTCGCGGCCAGCGCGTTCGTGGCCATGACGCAGGTGTCGATGCTGAGCGACGTCGCCCGGACGCCGACCGGCGGGGAATGGCTGAAGGGAACCGTCGGCGTCAGCCTCTACATCGCGCTGCTCGGGCTGCTCTCGCTGATCATCGGCTCGATCATCCGGCACTCGGCGGGTGCCATCACCATCATGATCGGCGCGGTGCTCGCCCCGCTGGTGATCGCGCTGTTCATGTTCTCGTCGTCGCTGGAGAAGGTCCGCACGGCCTTGTTCGAGTACTCGATCCCGAACCAGCTGAGCATCTTCTACTCCAACTCCCTCAGCGATTCCGGCCCCACGGGCTGGGACCCGCTGTGGATCATCCTGGGTGTGACGGCCGTCGCGTTCGCGGGCGCGTACTTCCTGCTGGAGAAGCGGGACGTCTGA
- a CDS encoding ATP/GTP-binding protein: protein MSPRRNRPKGPNGAASSGRSAEDDRADRYGGWQSTESWLGEEWSVRHVAGASAVGKTYRCPGCDQVIPSGVPHVVAWPEHSGVDERRHWHKACWNAKDRRTTRVQRSRNAPRF, encoded by the coding sequence GTGTCCCCGCGTCGCAACCGACCCAAGGGCCCGAACGGAGCGGCCTCGTCCGGCCGGAGCGCCGAGGACGACCGCGCGGACCGCTACGGCGGCTGGCAGTCCACCGAGAGCTGGCTGGGCGAGGAGTGGAGCGTGCGGCACGTGGCCGGCGCCAGCGCGGTCGGCAAGACGTACCGCTGCCCGGGCTGCGACCAGGTGATCCCCTCTGGCGTCCCGCACGTGGTGGCCTGGCCGGAGCACTCGGGCGTGGACGAGCGCCGGCACTGGCACAAGGCCTGCTGGAACGCGAAGGACCGCCGCACCACGCGGGTGCAGCGGTCCAGGAACGCGCCGAGGTTCTAG
- a CDS encoding LLM class flavin-dependent oxidoreductase encodes MRVGSFVLAAQFPGQGQGEALHRAVRTAEVAEESGLDAVWLAEHHFVPYGTCPSAVTLAALLLGRTRRLRVGTAVSVLPTVHPVALGEQAALLHVTSGGRFTLGVGRGGPWVDLEVFGSGLEAYEQGFPESLDLLMRWLREPAVSASGPRFSFREVPVVPRPSEALTEAPGPEVVVACTSAASIRLAAERGLPMLLGMHVGDEEKAEMVALWRQHARAAGRPGDEIAGAAHVSAGVCQIADSRADAAETLTKAMPGWLKQGLEAHVTVDGRFRSMRDPLAYTELLCGLHPVGTPRLCADRLAATSERTGISRFALLTEGSGDLAATEENVRRLGAEVLPHLR; translated from the coding sequence ATGCGCGTAGGTAGTTTTGTGCTGGCCGCCCAGTTCCCGGGCCAGGGGCAGGGGGAAGCCCTGCACCGGGCGGTGCGCACGGCGGAGGTGGCCGAGGAGTCCGGTCTGGACGCGGTCTGGCTGGCCGAGCACCACTTCGTGCCGTACGGCACCTGCCCGTCGGCGGTCACGCTGGCCGCTCTACTGCTGGGCCGCACCCGGCGGCTGCGGGTCGGTACGGCGGTGAGCGTACTGCCGACCGTCCACCCCGTCGCCCTCGGCGAGCAGGCCGCGCTGCTGCACGTGACGAGCGGCGGCCGCTTCACGCTCGGCGTGGGGCGGGGCGGCCCCTGGGTGGATCTGGAGGTCTTCGGATCGGGCCTGGAGGCGTACGAGCAGGGCTTCCCCGAATCACTCGATCTGCTGATGCGCTGGCTGCGCGAGCCGGCCGTGTCGGCCTCCGGGCCGCGCTTCTCGTTCCGTGAAGTCCCCGTCGTACCACGCCCGTCGGAGGCACTGACGGAGGCACCGGGGCCGGAGGTGGTGGTCGCCTGCACCTCCGCGGCGAGCATCCGGCTGGCCGCCGAGCGGGGGCTGCCGATGCTGCTCGGGATGCACGTCGGCGACGAGGAGAAGGCCGAGATGGTCGCGTTGTGGCGGCAGCACGCGCGGGCGGCCGGGCGGCCCGGCGACGAGATCGCCGGGGCGGCCCACGTCTCGGCCGGCGTCTGCCAGATCGCGGACAGCCGCGCCGACGCCGCGGAGACCCTGACCAAGGCGATGCCGGGCTGGCTGAAACAGGGCCTGGAGGCGCACGTGACGGTGGACGGCCGGTTCCGCTCCATGCGGGATCCGCTCGCGTACACCGAACTGCTCTGTGGACTCCACCCGGTGGGTACCCCGCGGCTGTGCGCCGACCGGCTCGCCGCTACCTCCGAGCGGACCGGCATCTCCCGTTTCGCCCTGCTGACCGAGGGCTCGGGAGATCTGGCGGCCACGGAGGAGAACGTACGACGGCTGGGTGCCGAGGTACTGCCGCACCTCCGGTGA
- a CDS encoding SCO5389 family protein codes for MSLDVSPALLEQAERGEVDEADFVDCVRTSLPYAWEMISSLVAQLKVDGGEFADNQTPPPDEQARGQLLRALASDAIRGALQRHFGVRLAFQNCHRVAVFPLDASVDETLARFTSVRNQLLNQSPELRDC; via the coding sequence ATGTCGCTCGACGTCTCACCGGCCCTACTCGAACAGGCCGAGCGAGGCGAGGTCGACGAAGCAGATTTCGTCGACTGCGTCCGGACCTCCCTGCCTTACGCATGGGAGATGATCAGCTCCCTGGTGGCCCAGCTGAAGGTGGACGGCGGAGAGTTCGCCGACAACCAGACGCCCCCGCCGGACGAGCAGGCACGCGGTCAGCTGCTGCGTGCGCTCGCGAGTGACGCCATACGCGGCGCCCTGCAGCGGCACTTCGGTGTGCGGCTGGCCTTCCAGAACTGCCACCGTGTGGCGGTGTTCCCGCTGGACGCCTCGGTCGACGAGACGCTGGCCCGCTTCACCTCTGTGCGCAACCAGCTGTTGAACCAGTCCCCGGAACTACGGGACTGCTGA
- the nucS gene encoding endonuclease NucS, translating to MRLVIARCSVDYAGRLTAHLPSAPRLILVKADGSVSIHADDRAYKPLNWMSPPCTLKEGTGDETGVWTVINKAGEKLIITMEEVLHDSSHELGVDPGLIKDGVEAHLQELLADRIETLGDGYTLIRREYMTAIGPVDILCRDAEGQTVAIEIKRRGEIDGVEQLTRYLELLNRDPHLAPVRGIFAAQEIKPQAKVLATDRGIGCTILDYDALRGIEDDKLRLF from the coding sequence ATGCGTCTCGTCATCGCCCGGTGCTCCGTCGACTACGCCGGCCGGCTCACCGCCCACCTTCCCTCCGCTCCCCGTCTGATCCTCGTCAAGGCGGACGGCAGTGTCTCGATCCACGCGGACGACCGGGCCTACAAGCCCCTCAACTGGATGTCGCCGCCGTGCACCCTCAAGGAGGGGACGGGTGACGAGACCGGCGTCTGGACCGTCATCAACAAGGCGGGCGAGAAGCTCATCATCACGATGGAGGAAGTCCTGCACGACTCCTCGCACGAACTGGGCGTCGACCCGGGCCTGATCAAGGACGGCGTGGAAGCGCACCTGCAGGAGTTGCTGGCCGACCGGATCGAGACGCTCGGCGACGGCTACACGCTCATCCGGCGCGAGTACATGACGGCGATCGGGCCGGTGGACATCCTGTGCCGCGACGCCGAGGGCCAGACCGTGGCGATCGAGATCAAGCGGCGTGGCGAGATCGACGGCGTCGAACAGCTCACCCGCTACCTGGAACTCCTGAACCGCGACCCCCATCTCGCCCCCGTCCGCGGCATCTTCGCCGCCCAGGAGATCAAGCCCCAGGCCAAGGTCCTCGCCACCGACCGCGGCATCGGCTGCACCATCCTCGACTACGACGCCCTCCGCGGCATCGAGGACGACAAACTCCGCCTGTTCTGA
- a CDS encoding ATP-binding protein — translation MDPINPGPEGYGQDGDGSTPRQRPPRDSLTTDFGQSTPATARTTRLVTGDFLLTVNPVDGSEIEPCPPAERPARPEKRTAAERAEHERAVRPPVPPGPTRPDLPLLERQDDRERLVRLLARGRSVRLTGPAGSGRTALLDLVADDCSDLAPDGVVHLNGFHRSHEDLLHDLFHAVYKAPEHRPDHDELLELVRDIGAVVVLDDIEFGGTGLDELIDATPECAFLIGATPEVPAPSADSAVEEVFLDGLDRAGGVDILERAVGRVLTEEEANWAGDLWFESEGLPLRFVQAGALLRQRDQVRASTGAVDEYGVFASDLPELSDIAALSDHPAEASFDPEASDEVPLPSLGEAAAPAPLLASRLSASARATLRFAVALGGEVPHQAHLPALVGDTHADAALGELAACGLVSPVGSRYRLAAGVLQQLEAAGYADDAVTQALTAAQHYGWWAGHPSVTPERVCAESDAILAALAVVVPETVPPAEDEESTPVRLARTAAPAFAAGLHWSAWERALRAGAEASRLAGEVGEQAYFHHELGIFALCGGWLDRARAELEASIGLRGALSDKRGTTAGRRALALVADRSGEVIPVAAMAGDEVPDARHEESISPAGGVTTPFPAVHSPVSDTVVTHRVPGQQTASQDGGGGLVRMARRNLVAVGAGVLLTAVLGTVVTLGMTSNNNADNPSNNVSVNPSASEDTGDGSLGADPGQSPGTGNNASRTPKPTDPGPDGTLGTSDDPKPPSDTQTPSASASGTRGSSGGGTTTKPTKPTTSKPPTSPSSSGASPSQPTGGSSSPAPTGSSSSSSGPSDSATPSDATNSASGPASDSPSVTTSGASESGSTGTSTGTLI, via the coding sequence ATGGACCCGATCAACCCGGGACCCGAGGGGTACGGCCAGGACGGCGACGGCAGCACGCCGCGCCAGCGCCCGCCCAGGGATTCCCTCACCACCGACTTCGGTCAGAGCACGCCGGCCACGGCCCGCACCACGCGGCTGGTCACCGGCGACTTCCTGCTGACCGTCAATCCCGTCGACGGCAGCGAGATAGAACCCTGCCCGCCGGCCGAGCGCCCCGCGCGGCCGGAGAAGCGCACCGCCGCCGAGCGCGCCGAGCACGAGCGCGCCGTCCGGCCGCCGGTTCCGCCCGGCCCCACCCGGCCCGATCTGCCGCTCCTGGAACGCCAGGACGACCGCGAGCGGCTCGTCCGGCTCCTCGCCCGCGGCCGCTCGGTGCGCCTCACCGGCCCCGCGGGCTCCGGCCGCACCGCCCTGCTCGACCTGGTCGCCGACGACTGCTCCGACCTCGCCCCCGACGGCGTGGTCCACCTCAACGGCTTCCACCGCTCGCACGAGGACCTGCTCCACGACCTCTTCCACGCCGTCTACAAGGCGCCCGAACACCGCCCCGACCACGACGAGCTCCTCGAACTGGTCCGGGACATCGGCGCGGTCGTCGTCCTCGACGACATCGAGTTCGGCGGCACCGGGCTCGACGAGCTGATCGACGCCACCCCCGAGTGCGCCTTCCTGATCGGCGCCACCCCGGAGGTGCCGGCGCCCTCCGCCGACTCCGCCGTCGAGGAGGTCTTCCTCGACGGCCTGGACCGGGCCGGCGGCGTCGACATCCTGGAACGCGCGGTCGGCCGCGTCCTCACCGAGGAGGAGGCCAACTGGGCCGGCGACCTCTGGTTCGAGTCCGAGGGCCTGCCGCTGCGGTTCGTCCAGGCGGGCGCGCTGCTGCGCCAGCGCGACCAGGTGCGGGCCAGCACCGGCGCCGTGGACGAGTACGGCGTCTTCGCGTCCGACCTGCCCGAGCTGTCCGACATCGCCGCGCTCTCCGACCATCCGGCCGAGGCGTCCTTCGACCCCGAGGCGAGCGACGAGGTCCCGCTCCCGTCCCTCGGCGAGGCCGCCGCGCCCGCCCCGCTGCTCGCCTCCCGGCTCAGCGCGTCCGCCCGGGCCACCCTGCGCTTCGCGGTCGCCCTCGGCGGCGAGGTGCCGCACCAGGCGCACCTGCCGGCCCTCGTCGGCGACACCCACGCGGACGCGGCCCTCGGTGAGCTGGCGGCCTGCGGACTGGTCTCCCCGGTGGGCTCCCGCTACCGGCTCGCCGCGGGCGTCCTGCAGCAGCTGGAGGCCGCCGGATACGCCGACGACGCGGTCACCCAGGCACTCACCGCCGCCCAGCACTACGGCTGGTGGGCCGGGCACCCCTCGGTCACCCCGGAGCGGGTCTGCGCCGAGTCCGACGCGATCCTCGCCGCCCTGGCGGTGGTCGTCCCCGAGACGGTGCCGCCGGCGGAGGACGAGGAGAGCACACCGGTACGACTGGCCCGCACGGCCGCGCCCGCGTTCGCGGCGGGTCTGCACTGGAGCGCCTGGGAACGCGCCCTGCGGGCCGGCGCGGAGGCCTCCCGCCTCGCCGGTGAGGTCGGCGAACAGGCCTACTTCCACCACGAGCTCGGCATATTCGCGCTGTGCGGCGGCTGGCTGGACCGGGCGCGGGCCGAGCTGGAGGCGTCGATCGGGCTGCGCGGGGCGCTCTCGGACAAGCGGGGTACGACGGCCGGCCGACGGGCCCTCGCCCTGGTGGCCGACCGCTCGGGCGAGGTGATCCCGGTCGCCGCGATGGCGGGCGACGAGGTTCCCGACGCCCGCCACGAGGAGTCCATATCCCCGGCCGGCGGCGTCACCACGCCCTTCCCCGCGGTGCACTCGCCGGTCTCCGACACGGTGGTGACCCACAGGGTCCCGGGGCAGCAGACGGCGTCCCAGGACGGCGGGGGCGGCCTGGTCCGCATGGCCCGCCGCAACCTGGTCGCGGTGGGCGCGGGCGTGCTCCTGACGGCCGTCCTGGGCACCGTGGTCACCCTCGGCATGACCTCCAACAACAACGCCGACAACCCGTCGAACAACGTGAGCGTCAACCCCTCGGCGAGCGAGGACACCGGCGACGGCAGCCTGGGCGCCGACCCCGGCCAGAGCCCGGGCACGGGCAACAACGCCTCGAGGACGCCCAAGCCGACCGACCCGGGCCCCGACGGCACCCTGGGCACGTCCGACGACCCGAAACCCCCGTCCGACACGCAGACGCCTTCGGCATCGGCCTCGGGAACGAGGGGGTCTTCCGGGGGCGGTACGACGACCAAGCCGACGAAGCCGACGACGAGCAAGCCGCCGACCTCCCCGTCGTCCTCGGGAGCATCGCCGAGCCAGCCGACCGGAGGGTCTTCATCGCCCGCTCCGACCGGGAGTTCGTCGTCCTCCAGCGGACCCTCGGACTCTGCCACGCCGTCCGACGCGACGAACTCGGCCAGCGGCCCCGCGTCCGACTCTCCGAGCGTCACGACATCAGGCGCATCGGAGAGCGGCAGCACCGGAACATCGACCGGCACGCTGATCTGA
- a CDS encoding STAS domain-containing protein — MYIRGDHAELVVGGRLDVRSAADARTVLHSAVDDGVGDLVLDLSELDSWDATGLGVIMGAHRRAGRCGRRLVLRGVPPQMQRLLVATRLHRILAIEGGIGAESLPRV; from the coding sequence ATGTACATCAGGGGCGACCACGCCGAGCTGGTCGTCGGGGGCCGCCTCGACGTCCGCAGCGCGGCGGACGCCCGTACGGTCCTGCACTCGGCCGTCGACGACGGAGTCGGCGATCTGGTGCTGGACCTGTCCGAGCTGGACTCCTGGGACGCCACCGGACTCGGGGTGATCATGGGGGCCCACCGGCGGGCCGGCCGCTGCGGCCGCCGTCTGGTGCTGCGCGGTGTGCCGCCGCAGATGCAGCGCCTGCTGGTGGCCACCAGGCTGCACCGGATCCTGGCGATCGAGGGGGGCATCGGAGCGGAGTCGCTGCCGCGGGTGTGA
- a CDS encoding 3-hydroxyacyl-CoA dehydrogenase family protein has protein sequence MARKLAVIGAGLMGSGIAQVAAQAGWDVVLRDVTDEALDRAVGGIRTSYGKFVSKGKLEAHDADAALARITTTTDLEAVADADLVVEAVFENLEVKHEIFRALDKIVRPDAVLASNTSAIPITKIAAATEHPERVVGVHFFSPVPMMQLVELVRGYKTSDAALATAREFAESTGKTCIVVNRDVAGFVTTRLISALVVEAAKLYESGVATAEDIDLACKLGFGHAMGPLATADLTGVDILLHATSNIYTESQDEKFAPPELMRRMVDAGDIGRKSGQGFYTY, from the coding sequence GTGGCACGGAAGCTTGCCGTCATCGGGGCCGGCCTGATGGGTTCGGGCATCGCCCAGGTCGCCGCGCAGGCCGGCTGGGACGTGGTCCTGCGAGACGTCACCGACGAGGCACTGGACCGTGCCGTGGGCGGGATCCGGACCTCATACGGCAAGTTCGTCAGCAAGGGGAAGCTGGAGGCGCACGACGCCGACGCGGCCCTGGCCCGCATCACCACGACCACCGACCTGGAGGCGGTCGCCGACGCGGACCTCGTGGTCGAGGCCGTCTTCGAGAACCTGGAGGTCAAGCACGAGATCTTCCGCGCCCTCGACAAGATCGTGCGCCCGGACGCCGTGCTCGCCTCCAACACCTCCGCCATCCCGATCACCAAGATCGCGGCCGCCACCGAGCACCCGGAACGGGTCGTCGGCGTCCACTTCTTCTCGCCGGTGCCGATGATGCAGCTCGTCGAGCTGGTCCGCGGCTACAAGACCAGCGACGCAGCCCTCGCCACCGCGCGGGAGTTCGCCGAGTCCACCGGCAAGACCTGCATCGTCGTCAACCGGGACGTCGCCGGCTTCGTGACCACCCGGCTGATCTCGGCGCTCGTCGTCGAGGCCGCCAAGCTGTACGAGTCGGGCGTCGCCACCGCCGAGGACATCGACCTGGCCTGCAAGCTGGGCTTCGGTCACGCCATGGGCCCGCTGGCCACGGCCGACCTCACCGGCGTCGACATCCTGCTGCACGCCACCAGCAACATCTACACCGAGTCGCAGGACGAGAAGTTCGCCCCGCCGGAGCTGATGCGCCGGATGGTTGACGCCGGTGACATCGGGCGCAAGAGCGGGCAGGGCTTCTACACGTACTGA
- a CDS encoding cob(I)yrinic acid a,c-diamide adenosyltransferase, whose translation MVNLTRIYTRTGDQGTTALGDMSRVAKTDLRISAYADANEANAVIGTAIALGGLPEEVVKVLTRVQNDLFDVGADLSTPVAENPEFPPLRVEQFYVDKLEADCDRFNERLEKLRSFILPGGTPGAALLHQACTVVRRAERSTWAALEVHGEVMNPLTATYLNRLSDLLFILARTANKEVGDVLWVPGGER comes from the coding sequence ATGGTCAATCTGACGCGCATCTACACCAGGACCGGCGACCAGGGCACCACCGCGCTCGGGGACATGAGCCGGGTCGCCAAGACCGATCTGCGGATCTCCGCCTACGCCGACGCCAACGAGGCGAACGCGGTGATCGGGACGGCGATCGCGCTGGGCGGCCTGCCGGAGGAGGTCGTCAAGGTGCTCACCCGGGTGCAGAACGACCTCTTCGACGTCGGCGCGGACCTGTCGACCCCCGTGGCGGAGAACCCCGAGTTCCCGCCCCTGCGCGTCGAGCAGTTCTACGTCGACAAGCTGGAGGCGGACTGCGACCGCTTCAACGAGCGGCTGGAGAAGCTCCGCTCCTTCATCCTGCCGGGCGGCACCCCGGGCGCGGCCCTGCTCCACCAGGCCTGCACGGTGGTCCGGCGGGCCGAGCGGTCGACGTGGGCGGCGCTCGAGGTGCACGGCGAGGTGATGAACCCGCTGACGGCGACCTACCTCAACCGGCTGTCGGACCTGCTGTTCATCCTGGCCCGGACGGCCAACAAGGAGGTCGGGGACGTGCTGTGGGTGCCGGGCGGAGAGCGCTGA